In the Victivallis sp. Marseille-Q1083 genome, one interval contains:
- a CDS encoding rod shape-determining protein has protein sequence MFTQRLAKFFTTDIGIDLGTANCLVYVRDKGIVLSEPSVVAITENTKEVLAVGEEAKRMLGRTPSNIQAIRPMKDGVIADFDITESMLRYFIRKAINSVPWRQQLLGPRVLVAVPSGITEVENRAVKESAKRAGAGVVSLVEEPMAAAVGVGLPVAEPSGSMIVDIGGGTTEVAVISLSGIVGAKSVRVGGDELDAAIGQHMKRVYNLMIGSRTEERIKIVLGSAYPTKDDAEMEVKGRDLVSGLPKTVRINAGEIRIALQEPITTIIEACRATLERCPPELAADLIDRGIMLAGGGALLDGLDRLLVEETGLPVFVAEDPLLAVANGTGIMLQEMDSITQA, from the coding sequence ATGTTTACGCAACGGTTGGCCAAATTTTTTACGACGGACATCGGTATTGACCTGGGTACCGCGAACTGTCTGGTTTACGTCCGAGACAAAGGGATTGTCCTGTCCGAACCATCCGTGGTGGCGATCACCGAAAACACCAAAGAGGTTCTTGCTGTCGGCGAAGAGGCCAAGCGCATGCTCGGCCGGACGCCAAGCAACATTCAGGCCATCCGCCCGATGAAGGACGGCGTCATCGCCGACTTCGACATCACCGAAAGCATGTTGCGCTATTTCATCCGCAAGGCGATCAATTCGGTGCCCTGGCGGCAGCAACTGCTCGGCCCCCGGGTGCTGGTGGCGGTGCCGTCCGGCATCACCGAAGTGGAAAATCGGGCGGTCAAAGAGAGTGCCAAACGAGCCGGCGCCGGCGTGGTATCGCTGGTCGAGGAGCCGATGGCGGCAGCGGTCGGCGTCGGGCTGCCGGTGGCGGAACCGTCCGGCAGCATGATCGTCGACATCGGCGGCGGCACGACCGAAGTGGCGGTCATTTCGCTTTCCGGCATCGTCGGCGCCAAAAGCGTCCGGGTCGGCGGCGACGAACTGGACGCCGCGATCGGCCAGCATATGAAACGGGTTTACAATTTGATGATCGGGTCGCGGACCGAAGAACGGATCAAAATCGTCCTCGGCAGCGCCTATCCGACCAAAGATGACGCCGAAATGGAAGTCAAAGGCCGCGACCTGGTGTCCGGCCTGCCGAAAACCGTCCGGATCAACGCCGGTGAAATCCGGATCGCCCTGCAGGAGCCGATCACGACGATCATCGAAGCGTGCCGGGCGACGCTGGAACGCTGTCCGCCGGAATTGGCCGCCGATTTGATCGACCGCGGCATTATGCTCGCCGGCGGCGGAGCGTTGCTCGACGGCCTGGACCGGCTGCTGGTCGAAGAAACCGGCTTGCCGGTGTTCGTCGCCGAAGATCCGTTGCTCGCCGTCGCCAACGGGACCGGCATCATGCTGCAGGAAATGGACAGCATCACCCAGGCTTGA
- a CDS encoding response regulator transcription factor, translating to MRILLVEDDARTADFILKGLQQSGYNTIHAADGTDGLFKARTESYDLAIIDVMLPGLDGFTLVEKLRAGGNSRPIIILSAKNSVKDKIKGLENGSDDYLVKPFSFSELLARLQALLRRANTNLEPTTLRVGDLSVDLLSHKVYRGDVRIDIQPLEFSLLEYLARNAGRVVSKTMIMDHVWEYNFDPQTNIVETRMCRLREKIDKPFDSKLIHTIRGFGYVLEPQADFENR from the coding sequence ATGAGAATTCTTTTGGTCGAGGATGACGCCAGAACGGCGGATTTCATTCTCAAGGGCTTGCAGCAGTCCGGCTACAATACGATCCATGCCGCCGACGGGACGGACGGCCTGTTCAAAGCCCGCACGGAAAGCTACGATCTGGCGATCATCGACGTCATGCTGCCGGGGCTGGACGGCTTCACGCTGGTCGAAAAACTCCGTGCCGGCGGCAACAGCCGGCCGATCATCATTCTGAGCGCCAAAAACTCGGTGAAGGACAAAATCAAAGGACTGGAAAACGGCAGCGACGACTATCTGGTCAAACCGTTCTCCTTTTCCGAACTGCTCGCCCGACTCCAGGCGCTGTTGCGCCGGGCCAACACCAACCTGGAACCGACGACGCTGAGGGTCGGCGACCTGAGCGTCGATCTGTTGAGCCACAAGGTGTATCGCGGCGATGTCCGCATCGACATTCAGCCGCTGGAATTTTCCCTGCTGGAATATCTGGCCCGCAACGCCGGCAGGGTGGTTTCCAAAACGATGATCATGGACCACGTCTGGGAATACAATTTTGATCCGCAGACCAACATCGTCGAAACCCGCATGTGCCGGCTGCGAGAAAAAATCGACAAACCGTTCGACAGCAAATTGATCCATACGATCAGGGGATTCGGCTATGTCTTGGAGCCTCAGGCGGATTTCGAAAACCGTTAA
- a CDS encoding HAMP domain-containing sensor histidine kinase, which produces MSWSLRRISKTVKFRIAVWYAALFAISAIAGLALLYFCLGRALYDAVDRQLKNSARELVYEYLTGKRFQKFDRELPLAAVKPGTLQRFRQKLPTLQPLVAFERNVSDDQFQILYGCADGKLYELRLGADNTVYSQLLDPANHLAALQKTFEDREVSEGRNNLVLRLYAADGRLLAHSLTSNLSESTGPLSRERYSTVSGPTADFRLLELPLFDGSRLLIGRNLQPTQTLMHQYLLICLVTFAGILLAGSLCGWFIASRFLCRVQRVSATARQIAAGDFSRRVPVGNDGTEIDELVHTFNRMTANTEKLFLELQSVTDDVAHDLRTPLTRIRGLAEITVSGRQELSAYWEMAAIVAEECNQMLQIINTMLEITRMEANCDKLTKEEFDLNRLLARAGELFSASAEAKSIELHLHLPATPVPIVAEKLKIQRVFANLLDNALKFTAPGGSIDVELTTAGQAVVTRIRDNGCGIRPEDLSRVFERFFRSDPSRNCPGNGLGLALVRAIVQAHGGTIQADSKFGQGTEFTVFLPQK; this is translated from the coding sequence ATGTCTTGGAGCCTCAGGCGGATTTCGAAAACCGTTAAATTCCGGATTGCCGTCTGGTACGCCGCTCTCTTCGCCATTTCGGCGATTGCCGGTTTGGCCTTGCTCTACTTCTGCCTCGGCCGCGCCCTGTACGACGCGGTAGACCGGCAACTGAAAAACAGCGCCCGCGAACTGGTCTATGAATACCTGACCGGCAAACGCTTCCAGAAATTCGACCGGGAGCTGCCGCTCGCCGCCGTCAAGCCCGGCACGCTGCAGCGTTTCCGGCAGAAACTACCGACCCTGCAGCCGCTGGTGGCCTTCGAACGCAACGTCTCGGACGACCAGTTTCAAATTCTCTACGGCTGCGCCGACGGCAAACTGTACGAATTGCGGCTGGGGGCCGACAATACGGTCTATTCTCAATTGCTCGATCCGGCCAATCATCTCGCCGCTTTGCAGAAGACGTTCGAGGACCGGGAAGTGTCGGAGGGACGCAACAACCTCGTCCTGCGGCTGTATGCGGCGGACGGACGGCTGCTGGCCCATTCGCTGACCTCGAACCTGTCGGAATCGACCGGCCCGCTTTCCCGGGAACGCTACAGCACCGTCTCCGGACCGACCGCCGACTTCCGGTTGCTGGAACTGCCGTTGTTCGACGGCAGCCGTCTGCTGATCGGGCGCAACCTGCAGCCGACCCAGACGCTGATGCACCAATATCTGTTGATCTGCCTGGTCACTTTCGCCGGCATTCTGCTGGCCGGCAGTCTGTGCGGCTGGTTCATCGCCAGCCGTTTTCTCTGCCGGGTGCAACGGGTCAGCGCCACCGCCCGGCAAATCGCCGCCGGCGATTTCAGCCGCCGGGTGCCGGTCGGCAACGACGGGACGGAAATCGATGAGCTGGTCCACACCTTCAACCGGATGACAGCCAATACTGAAAAATTATTTCTGGAACTGCAAAGCGTCACCGACGACGTGGCGCATGATTTGCGGACGCCGCTGACCCGTATTCGCGGACTGGCCGAAATTACCGTCAGCGGACGTCAGGAGTTGTCCGCTTACTGGGAAATGGCAGCGATCGTCGCCGAGGAATGCAATCAGATGTTGCAGATCATCAACACCATGCTGGAAATCACCCGGATGGAAGCCAATTGCGATAAACTAACCAAGGAAGAGTTCGATTTGAACCGGCTGCTGGCCCGGGCGGGCGAATTATTTTCCGCCTCCGCCGAAGCCAAGTCGATCGAATTGCACCTGCATCTGCCGGCAACACCGGTGCCGATCGTCGCTGAAAAACTCAAAATTCAACGGGTTTTCGCCAATTTGCTGGATAACGCGCTGAAATTCACCGCCCCCGGCGGCAGCATCGACGTGGAGCTGACCACCGCCGGACAGGCCGTCGTCACCCGCATCCGCGACAACGGCTGCGGCATCAGGCCGGAAGACCTGTCCCGCGTCTTCGAACGCTTCTTCCGCAGCGATCCGAGCCGCAACTGTCCCGGCAACGGCCTGGGTTTGGCGTTGGTTCGCGCCATTGTCCAGGCCCACGGCGGCACCATTCAAGCCGACAGCAAATTCGGTCAGGGTACCGAATTTACCGTCTTTTTACCGCAAAAATAA